The Polynucleobacter necessarius genome has a window encoding:
- a CDS encoding LD-carboxypeptidase, which translates to MKQIHLIAPSGASLDTRSPLLGIEWLKKQGIEVLNTNCVNRVEQRFAGADAERLAEINQLANLSPEIAVIAMRGGYGLHRLLPDIQWDTIAKAIESGLQICGHSDFTVFQLGLLAKTGAVTLAGPMLNFDFACQGEQGATPNVLMWTHFLQAIYERKLDCTIQAKQDFLRQPEAGQASGMLWGGNLTVLAGLVGTPYLPSKEQTQGGILFLEDVNEHPYRIERMLMQLLDAGILSNQSAILLGGFSAYRLYDNDRGYTLDSAIEAIRKRLPDNIPILTGLPFGHQAEKLTLPVSAQAHIQYDSSGFTIQAQW; encoded by the coding sequence TTGAAGCAAATTCATTTAATTGCTCCTTCAGGGGCTAGTTTAGATACTCGCAGTCCATTACTGGGAATCGAGTGGCTGAAGAAGCAGGGTATTGAAGTCCTTAATACAAATTGCGTCAACCGAGTTGAGCAACGTTTTGCTGGCGCCGATGCTGAGCGTTTAGCTGAAATCAATCAACTCGCCAATCTTTCTCCCGAGATTGCTGTTATTGCTATGCGTGGTGGATATGGTTTACATCGCCTGCTTCCAGATATTCAGTGGGATACGATTGCCAAAGCTATCGAGAGTGGTCTGCAGATTTGCGGACATAGTGATTTCACAGTCTTCCAATTGGGTTTATTGGCAAAGACTGGCGCAGTCACTTTAGCAGGCCCCATGCTCAATTTTGATTTTGCTTGTCAGGGTGAGCAGGGAGCTACCCCCAATGTATTGATGTGGACGCATTTCCTACAAGCCATTTATGAGCGTAAATTAGATTGCACTATTCAGGCTAAACAAGATTTCTTGAGACAGCCTGAAGCCGGTCAAGCTTCAGGAATGCTTTGGGGTGGCAACTTAACAGTGCTGGCGGGTCTAGTAGGAACACCATACTTGCCAAGCAAAGAGCAAACCCAAGGCGGCATTTTGTTTCTAGAGGATGTTAATGAGCACCCCTATCGAATTGAGCGCATGTTGATGCAATTATTGGATGCGGGCATATTGAGCAATCAAAGCGCCATTCTCTTGGGCGGATTCTCGGCATACCGTCTTTACGATAATGACCGTGGTTACACCCTGGACAGTGCCATTGAGGCTATTCGTAAACGTCTTCCTGACAATATCCCGATATTGACCGGTTTACCTTTTGGGCATCAAGCTGAAAAACTGACTTTGCCAGTCAGTGCACAAGCACACATTCAATACGATAGCTCGGGCTTTACTATTCAGGCTCAGTGGTAG
- the tadA gene encoding tRNA adenosine(34) deaminase TadA: MQAELDRQFMQQALDQAKLAALAGEVPVGAVLVRDGQVISTGFNQPITNSDPSAHAEMMALRAAAHGESNYRLPGTTLYVTLEPCTMCAGAMLHARVDRVVFGATDSKTGAAGSVLNVFSEKQINHQTEVEGGIMGEECGQILRDFFKERR, translated from the coding sequence ATGCAAGCAGAGCTTGATCGCCAATTTATGCAGCAAGCTTTGGATCAAGCTAAGCTGGCTGCGCTTGCTGGCGAAGTGCCAGTCGGCGCTGTATTAGTGCGAGATGGTCAGGTTATCTCAACTGGTTTTAACCAACCAATTACCAATAGCGATCCTAGCGCTCATGCCGAGATGATGGCCTTGCGCGCCGCAGCCCACGGTGAATCTAATTACCGGTTACCAGGCACCACTCTGTATGTCACGTTAGAGCCTTGTACTATGTGTGCTGGAGCGATGCTTCATGCTCGGGTTGATCGTGTTGTATTTGGTGCAACTGATTCTAAAACGGGTGCTGCAGGAAGCGTGCTCAATGTATTCTCAGAAAAGCAGATTAACCACCAGACAGAAGTTGAAGGTGGCATCATGGGTGAAGAGTGTGGTCAGATACTGCGGGATTTTTTTAAGGAGCGGCGTTGA
- the queE gene encoding 7-carboxy-7-deazaguanine synthase encodes MYTVKELFPTLQGEGAHAGRAAVFCRFAGCNLWSGREEDRATAVCQFCDTDFVGSDGVGGGKFETAIQLADTIEDIWSSTSAGPQQRYAVFTGGEPLLQLDTALIDALHAKGFTVAIETNGTIKAPKGVDWVCVSPKAGSELIVLQADEIKLVIPQQGHVAIETLLARFEKMDYRNRFLQAMDGPNLQENLALAVRLCQKRPLWRLSVQTHKMIGIR; translated from the coding sequence ATGTATACAGTCAAAGAACTCTTTCCAACCCTTCAGGGTGAGGGCGCCCATGCAGGTCGTGCAGCCGTATTTTGTCGCTTTGCTGGCTGCAATCTCTGGAGCGGTCGTGAAGAAGATCGCGCAACAGCAGTGTGCCAATTTTGCGATACCGACTTTGTTGGAAGTGATGGGGTCGGTGGCGGGAAGTTTGAAACCGCCATTCAATTGGCCGATACTATAGAGGATATCTGGAGTAGTACTTCGGCAGGACCACAGCAGCGTTATGCTGTCTTTACTGGTGGCGAGCCATTGTTACAACTCGACACTGCTTTAATCGATGCTTTACATGCCAAGGGCTTTACTGTTGCCATTGAGACCAACGGCACGATCAAGGCTCCTAAAGGCGTTGATTGGGTATGTGTCAGTCCTAAGGCTGGCTCTGAGCTGATTGTTTTGCAAGCCGATGAAATTAAGCTGGTGATTCCTCAGCAGGGTCATGTTGCTATTGAGACCTTATTGGCTCGATTTGAGAAGATGGATTACCGCAATCGCTTCTTGCAGGCCATGGATGGTCCAAACCTCCAAGAAAACCTCGCACTGGCAGTTCGCCTCTGTCAAAAGCGACCTTTGTGGCGTTTGAGTGTTCAGACCCATAAAATGATCGGTATTCGATAG